A region from the Phaenicophaeus curvirostris isolate KB17595 chromosome 3, BPBGC_Pcur_1.0, whole genome shotgun sequence genome encodes:
- the LOC138718654 gene encoding feather keratin-like, with amino-acid sequence MACNNLCRPCAPAPLANSCNEPCVRQCQDSSVVIQPSTVQVTLPGPILTSFPQSTTVGSSASAAVGSELSYQGVPVSNGAFGYGYGYGLGGLGCYGGRGLGWFGGRRGCYPC; translated from the coding sequence ATGGCCTGCAACAACCTCTGCCGCCCCTGCGCACccgccccgctggccaacagctgcaacgagccctgcgtcaggcagtgccaggactcctctGTCGTCATCCAGCCTTCCACCGTGCAggtcaccctgccaggacccatcctcacctccttcccccagagcaccACCGTCGGGTCCTCCGCATCggctgccgtgggcagcgaactcagctaccagggagtgCCTGTCTCCAACGGGGCCTTCGGCTACGGCTACGGCTACGGCTTGGGAGGTCTGGGCTGCTATGGTGGCAGAGGTCTCGGCTGGTtcggtggcaggagaggctgctacCCTTGCTAA